The Candidatus Bathyanammoxibius amoris region TATACGCTACGCAGATGTAGGAGCGCTCTCAGGCACAACCGTTGTGGCTCCGATGAAAGAATCCGCCTTACAACTGCATACCTGGCCAGAGCAGGGGGAAGGTTTTATGACCCTGTTGCTGTACTCCTGCAAGGACTACGAACCGCAGAAGGTCCTGGATATGATTGAACAGGCTTTTCATCCCGCCGCCCGGCAGTGGAAGGTGGTCTAGCCTTCCGCCTTTCACTGCCCCTCTCCCTTTCCCGGCCAGGGAACGGTGCTCCCAGATGCGATTTAAGGGCATTACATGCCCCTCGTGGTGGTTTGGCTAGGGTCGGGCAAGCGCGTGGCCCCATGCGGCGACACAGCGCGTCTGGCGCAGAACTGGCTCGGTTCGTAACCAATCTGTCACCGTGTAACCAGATTGTAACTGGTCAAAGGGTGCTAAATGTGGCCGATGGTGGGGAAACGTAGCGCAACGATGTTTTGTGTAAGCTATTTAATGGCAAGGTGATAATCATAAATACAATGGTGATAATATGGTGGAGGATAAGGGAGTCGAACCCTCGACCTCTTGAATGCCATTCAAGCGCTCTCCCAACTGAGCTAATCCCCCACTTCAACAGCAGGATCTTCAAATCAAGTGGATGAGGTTAAGACCTGGCTCGGTCCGTAACCTGTACGTCTAACTTATAATCCATACCGCGGGTGTGTCAAGTTTTTTATTTGAAGTGCAAGTGCGTTATGATATTATGCGTTACGGCAATCTGGTCCCACCAACTATCATGCGAAAGAACGCGTATAACTTCTCTGAACTGGAGCCCAAATGGCGTGAGTATTGGGAGGATTGCGGGCTCTTCCGTATGCAGGAGGACTCCACCAGGCAGAAATTCTACTGCCTGGTAATGTTCCCCTATCCCTCCGGTACGCTCCACGTCGGTCACGCCCGGAACTACGTCATCGGGGACGTTGTGGTGCGCTACAAGCTGATGAGGGGCTTTAACGTCCTCTCGCCGATGGGCTGGGACGCCTTCGGACTGCCCGCCGAAAACGCGGCTATAAAGGAAAAAACAGCCCCCGCCGTATTTACATCCAAAAATATCGTCGCCATGAAGGAGCAGCTCTTTAGCTGGGGTACGGGCTACGATTGGACCAGAGAGATAGCGGCCAGTAACCCGGACTATTACAAGTGGACCCAGTGGATATTCCTCAAGCTGTACGAGAAGGGCCTTGCCTATAAGAAGAAGGCGTCGGTGAACTGGTGTCCCTCCTGCTCCACGGTGCTGGCGAACGAGCAGGTGCTGGACGGCCGCTGCGAACGCTGTGACGACGCTGTCGTGCAGAAGGATTTGGAGCAGTGGTTCTTCAAGATAACCGATTACGCCCAAAAACTTCTCGATGACCTGGAGCAGCTCGAGCACTGGCCTGAAAGGGTCAAGCTCATGCAGCGGAACTGGATAGGCAGGAGCGAGGGCACCAGGGTCGATTTCAGGATAGAGGGCAAAGATATTCCCACCGGAACGACAATTTATGGACACGGAGATAAGATGCGGTACTCTTATGAGCATAAAGGTCTAGACATCCGCCTCCGCTGTTTCACCACCCGGCCTGACACACTTTGCGGGGCGACCTTCATGGTACTGGCCCCTGAACACCCGATTATCAAAACGCTGGTGGAAGGCAATAAACGCCGGGAGGAGATCTTGGAGTTTGTCGAGAAGGCGAGGAACGAGAGCATTATTGAGCGTTCCGCCGCGGATACCCGGAAGGAGGGTATTTTTACCGGCCACTACGTGATAAACCCGGTGAATAATGAGAAAATACCGCTATGGGTCGCCGACTACGTGCTTATGGAGTACGGCACCGGGGCGGTGATGTCCGTGCCTGCCCATGACCAGAGGGATTTTGGGTTCGCGCGGCAGTACGACCTGCCCATAAAAGTGGTCATCCAGCCCGAAGGCAAGAACCTTGACCCTGCCGCCATGAAAGAGGCATTCACGGACGACGGGGTGCAGGTAAATTCCGGGCAGTTTGACGGGCTGCCCAACAGGGAGGCGATGGAGAAGATAACCGAATATCTGGAACACATGAATAAAGGCGCCGGCACGGTAAGCTATAAACTCAGGGACTGGCTCATCTCGCGCCAGAGGTACTGGGGGGCGCCCATCCCGATAATTTATTGCAAGGAGTGCGGCCATCTGCCCGTCCCGGAGGCGGAACTGCCGGTGTTATTGCCCGAGATTAAGGATTTAAGCTCGGCGAAGGGGAGTCCGCTGGTCAGGGACAAGGAATTTGTGAACGCAAAGTGCCCGAAGTGCGGCGGAAGCGCCCGCAGGGAGACGGATACCATGGACACGTTTGTGGACTCTTCATGGTACTATCTCCGGTACCTTTCTCCCCGGGACGATAAGAGGGCCTTTGACCCGGAGACGGTGAACAGGTGGCTTCCGGTAGACCAGTACATAGGCGGGGTGGAGCACGCCATACTGCATCTCCTTTATTCACGGTTCATCACAAAGGTTCTCTGCGACCTCGGTCTTGTAAGTTTTCAGGAACCCTTCCAGAACCTGTTTACGCAGGGCATGATAATTAAGGGCGGCGCGAAGATGTCGAAGTCAAAGGGCAACGTGGTCAGCCCGGAGGCGATTATAGAGAGATACGGCGCCGACACCCTGAGACTTTATCTGCTGTTTATAGGGCCACCGGAGAGGGACGCGGAGTGGACGGACAGGGCCGTAATAGGCGGATTCCGCTTTCTGACGCGGTTGTGGCAGAAGGTTGCAAGGCACGCAGACGAGTTGAGACACGTGGAGGTGTGGGAAGGAGACGTTGCCTCACTCCCTGACGAGTCAAGACGTATTTACAGGGCCACCAACAGGGTCATAAAAGAGGTGACCGAGGACATTGAGGGCTCATGGCACTTTAACACGGCCATTGCGGCCGTCATGGAGTTGTTTAATCAGGTGGAGAGATTTGAGGCCGGCGACCCTGTCTCCAGGCAGGTTCTCCGTCACTCCCTGGAGAGTATTATGCTCCTGCTTTCTCCGTTTGTGCCCCACGTGTGCGAGGAGATGTGGGAGACGCTCGGCAACGACCGCGGCATCTTCCGTCATGGATGGCCGTCCTACGACGACAGCGCCGTACAGGAGGAACAACTGGAGATAGTATTACAGGTCAACGGCAAGGTGCGCAGCAGGCTTACCGTATCTCCCGATACCGGGGAGGAGGAAATAAAGGCAATGGCCCTGGACGATGAGAGGGTAAAAGAGTTTCTTAACGGTAAGAAGGTGATAAAGGTCATCTCTGTTCCGCATAAGCTTGTCAATATAGTGGTGAAGTAAATCATTATAAAAGACTTGACACGTTGCCTGAAGGAGATAAAATTCTTCTATCTGGCTTATGCGGTTTGGGTTAGAGGGGGATAACCGGCAAGGCCGTCTGTAACAATCTGTAATAAATGGGCTCCTGAAGAGGCCAAAATGGCAGGAACGGCGGTTCTAAAGAGGTTTCAATCTGGAGTACGATAAAACTCGTTTGAGAGACAAAAAGTTTATCTATCTATTGAGCTCCCTTTACAGAGGCGGCGAAATGAGACCACTATTTTTGATTCTCTTAGGGTTTTTAATTACATTTCCCCTGGGGTGTTTTCTTAACCCCTTTAAATCAACCCCGGACGCAGAACGCTTCAAATACACCGCTTCCGGCAAGGAGGTGAAGGGCAGATCAAGCGGCCTGGAGAGGCCCGAAGAGGCTTTAATTTCCCGCCCTGAGGTGATAGTGAAAGAAACAACGGTTATAAAGGAAAGGGATGTTACCGTTGTTGAGCAGGGAGTCGCCGTTTTTGAAGGAGCCCCCTTGTTTACGGTCATCTATTACGCAAGGGGTCCTGAGCAGCGGGCCAAAGGCCCGGCAAACAAGTCCAATTCCAGTATATATAAAAGGGCCAAGGAGGCCCATATGACCCACATGCTGCAAACAGGCCCGTATGCGGCCTATTACAAGCAGATACGTGACAGGGTTAAATTACACTGGAATTTCTTGTACAACGACGTAGATGGGATAAATTACAAGACCTTCAACGATCTTCCCATAATAATTGACGCCAGGATAAACCGTTCCGGGATTGTCAGCAATGCCAGAATCGTCGAAAACGCAGGCAATCCGGTACTGGCAGCGCTTATCAAGGGAGCTATTGAGACGGTCCTCATAGACAGATTTCCCCGCGGTATAGACGACGAGTTTATTAATCTGGACTTTCAATGGTATTTCGAAGGCTAGTTAAAAGTTTTAAGAAGGGCCGTCGTCCCAAACTCAAACCGGTGTGATGGACTTTTCCCGTTTTAGCCAATCGTTTGAAAAGGCCGAACTCTTACCCGTCTACGCAGTCTATGGGGAGGAAGAGTTCTTCAGACACGAGGCGGTCTCGTTAATTCGGTCTCGTGTCCTGGTGAAGGAGGATGCCGGGGTCTCCCTTATAGAGATAGAGGGTCCGGAGACCTCCTTTCCTGCGGTTGTAGAAGAACTGGAGACGTTGCCTTTTTTTGGTTCCGAGGGGAAAAGGCTGGTAGTGGTTCATGGGGCGGACAGGCTGGTGGCCCGCAGCCGTGACCAGCTCATCAAGTATATGGAGTCTCCTTCCCCCTTCGGCTGTCTGGTGCTCGTTTGTGATGAACTGGACAGGCGGACGTCGTTCTACAATAAACTCAAGCGGATGGGCGGGGCTGTTGCATGTGAAAAGATTCAAGATGCGCGGCTTCCGTCCTGGATAGTGGACAGGGCAAAGTCGTGTGGGAAGCAGATAACCCTTGACGCCTGTAACATCTTGGCCGAAAATGTAGGTAACAGCCTGTCCCTGCTGGCCGGACACGTGGAGAAGCTCGCCATATCGGTGGGCAGGCGGCAGGAGATAAAGCCCGAGGACGTGGAGGGGCTGGTGGGCACGGACCGCCAGCGCGACGTCTTTGAGCTCACGGGTGCGGTGGCCCGAAAGGATTTCCCGAAGGCCCTGAGAATCCTTGGCCAGTTTTTAAGTTTGGCGGGCTCCGGGGAGGAGATAGTGAAAATAATCCCCCCTCTCAGGTGGCAGATAGGGAGGCTCTGGCGTGCGAGGCGCATCCTGGACGACGGTGGAGACAGGGAGGCGCTTACTTACAGCCTGCGTGTCCCCAGGCGATACGTTGATGACCTGGTGGAACAAACCAGGTTGTTTTCTGAGGAAGACCTTGAGCGGGACTACCAGTTACTGCTGGAAGCCGACCTTGAGGGGAAGACCGGGGCCGGTAACAATAAGATTATCCTTGAGAAACTGATATTCAAACTATGCAAATAGATACAATATAGGAGAAGCGAAACATGAAGTTTTTCATAGACACCGCGGATGTAAAAGAGATAAAAGAGGCCAACAGCCTCGGCATTCTGGACGGTGTAACCACAAACCCGACACTCATTTCAAAGACCGGCAGGCCGTTTATGGAGGTGGTTGAGGAGATATGTTCCATTGTTGACGGCCCGGTAAGTCTTGAGGCTGTCAGCCTCAAGGTGGATGAGATGGTCGAGGAAGCAAGAGGGCTTGCGAAGATTGCAGATAACGCCGTAATAAAAATTCCCCTCACCCCGGACGGCCTGAAGGCCACGAAACAGGTGACAGGAGAAGGGATAAAGGTCAACATGACCCTGTGCTTCTCATCCAACCAGGCGCTTCTCGCCGCAAAGGCGGGGGCGACCTACGTAAGCCCGTTCGTGGGACGGCTGGACGACAAGGGCCAGAACGGGATGGCCCTGATAGAAGAGATACGCACCATTTACGACAATTACGGGTTTAAGACCGAGATCATCGTGGCCAGCATTCGTCACCCCATGCACGTGCGTGACGCAGCGCTTATGGGCGCCGACGTAGCCACCATACCGTTTGCGGTCTTCAACAAGCTGGTTCAGCATCCACTCACCGACGCGGGCATCAAGCAGTTCCTGGCGGACTGGGAGAAGGTCCCTAAGAAGGAGATGGCAACAGCCGGGGCTTCCGGCAGGTAAGCTTGTTTAGACAACCCGGCAGCCTGTCTGTCCAGCCATTTTTTGCTCGTTTGTTGTCCGCCCCTATATTTCCGTATGGCAGCCCAGGGTCGTACCATTCTAGCTAACTTTAGCCCTGGGAATAGATTTTGGAAACGTTTATTCACCGCAGGGCTTCAGCCCTGCGGCACCCCCAGGTTTTTATGTAGCGTGGCAGCCCCTACTCTACATATCGTGCAGAGACACTTAAAGCTTTCTTCTCCACTTTACACCTCCAGCCGTGTCTTCCAGGATGACGCCAAGCTCGCCGAGCTTATTTCTAACATCGTCTGCCAGCTGGAACTGTTTGGCCTTGCGCAGATCCTCCCTGGTCTCTATCAGCAGGTTAATGAGACCCTCTTCCTTGGTGTCACCCCCGGTCTTACGCTGAGGCTCTTCCGTGACTATTCCCAGGACGTCACCCCCGAAGGTATGAAAAAGGGAATCAATCTCCCGAAGCGTCTTCTGGCCCAGTTCCTGCCCCGAATTCAGGATGATGTTCACCTCCTTTGAGAACTGGAACAGCACTCCAAGTGCCTCCGCGGTGTTGAAGTCGTCGTCCATGGCCGCCAGGAACCGCTTTTTGTACTCCTCCACCTTCTTCAGGACGGTCTCTTCCGGAGGTGTGTCCTTTGCATCTCTCAGGCGTTCCTTTACCTCCGTTACCGGTATGAGCAGGTGTTCAAGTCCGGTGGCGGCGGCGTTCAGGGCCTCGTCGGTATAGTCCAGCGGGCTGCGGTAATGCGAGTTCAGTATGAAGAACCGTATCGCCAGTGGGTTATGCACGGCGAAGGCGGCCTTCAGGGTGATAAAGTTGCCAAGGGACTTGCCCATCTTCTGCCCGCCAACGGTGACCATGTTGTTATGCATCCAGCACCTTACGAAGGGTTTCTTGTTTGCCGCCTCGCTCTGGGCTATCTCGCATTCGTGGTGGGGAAACACGTTCTCAAGCCCGCCGCCGTGGATGTCGAAGGTCTCGCCCAGATATTTCATTGACATGGCCGAGCACTCAAGGTGCCACCCCGGGAAACCGTATCCCCAGGGGCTTTTCCACTGCATGAGGTGGTTTGCCTCGGCCCTCTTCCACAGGGCGAAATCCAGCGGGTAGCGCTTATCAGGGTTGGGTTCTATCCGCACGGATGTCTGGAGGTCTTCGAGCCGCCTGCCGGAGAGCTTCCCGTAGGGTTTGAATTTGTTGACGTCGAAATACACCGAGCCGCTGACCTCATACGCGAACCCGTTTTCCAGAAGCTTTTCCACCAGCGCTATCTGTTCGGGGATGTGTCCGGTGGCCCGGGGCGCGATGTCCGCCCTTAACACGCCAAGGGCGTCCATGTCCTCAAAATAACTCTTCATGTATTTCTCTACCAGTTCCATGGGCTCCACGCGCTCAAGCCGTGCCCGTTCCTCTATCTTGTCCTCACCCTCGTCGGCGTTGTCGGTCAGGTGGCCGACGTCTGTAATGTTCTGGACGTACCGGACCTTGTACTTCATGTGCCGTAGGTAACGGACGATAACGTCGAAGCTGACGTAGCTCTTGGCGTGTCCCAGGTGGGGATGGTCGTAGACCGTGGGGCCGCACACGTAGATGCCGACCATGCCCGGATGCAGCGGCTTGAACTCCTCTTTTTCCCTGGTAAGTGTGTTGTATACCTTAAGGGTCATGGTTAATCCTTGCCGGAAGATTTTCCGGGCAGCGCCTCTTTCAGCCTCTCCGTTGATTCCTTTGCTACTGCTTTCGGGATGGAAATTATGTTGTATAACTCAGGGCCATGCGGTTTGACGAAGGTGCCAAGGCAGACATTACATGCGTTGCTTTGCGTTAACGGGTTCTGATGTCTTGCGTGAATCCCGGCAGCCACAGGTACATAAGCCTTGGGGTATCCGTCTCCGGCCACCCGAAAAGCCGGCGTACACCGGGGGATGTGACACCTTGCATGATGCTGAACAGGTCACTCAGACCCCATTTCCGCTCATATTTTACAACCAGTGCCTCGTCCAGCCCGGCCAACTCCTTTGCGGCCTCTATGGCGTCAGAGAGATAGCCCAACTGATCTATCAGTCCGCTCTCCAGGGCCTGCTGGGCGGTGTATATTCTTCCGTCGGCGAGTTTCTTCACTTCATCTACGGGCATGTCCCTGCCGGTGGCGACAACGTCCACAAATCTCTCATACAGTTGTTGTATTATACCTTCCAGTACCGCCTTTTCCTCCGGACGCATCGGCCGGGTGGGTGAGCCCAGGTCCTTCATGTCACCGGAGGTGATAGAGTCGTCTTCTACGCCGTATTTCTGGATGAGTTCCGATATATTTATGAGGGGTAGTATTACCCCTATGCTGCCGGTTATGGTGGTGGGGTGCGCGAGAATCTTATCCGCCGCCGCCGCGATGTAATACCCCCCTGAGGCCGCGACGCCTCCCATTAACACCACAACCTTCTTCTTCTTCTCTTTCTTATATTCCAGTATTTCATTATATATTATATCGCTGGCGGTCATCCCCCCGCCGGGGCTTTCTATCAGCAGCAGGACGGCCTCCACCTTGTCGTCGTTCTTGATTTGTTTTAGTTGTTTCTTAAAACCTTCTACGGTTCCCGCGTCACCCG contains the following coding sequences:
- a CDS encoding S-adenosylmethionine decarboxylase; translation: MEFPAMFHRIMFVECVGIGDPPGDDLLAFSLSLIKAIDMTPLGDPVIRYADVGALSGTTVVAPMKESALQLHTWPEQGEGFMTLLLYSCKDYEPQKVLDMIEQAFHPAARQWKVV
- the leuS gene encoding leucine--tRNA ligase, which codes for MRYDIMRYGNLVPPTIMRKNAYNFSELEPKWREYWEDCGLFRMQEDSTRQKFYCLVMFPYPSGTLHVGHARNYVIGDVVVRYKLMRGFNVLSPMGWDAFGLPAENAAIKEKTAPAVFTSKNIVAMKEQLFSWGTGYDWTREIAASNPDYYKWTQWIFLKLYEKGLAYKKKASVNWCPSCSTVLANEQVLDGRCERCDDAVVQKDLEQWFFKITDYAQKLLDDLEQLEHWPERVKLMQRNWIGRSEGTRVDFRIEGKDIPTGTTIYGHGDKMRYSYEHKGLDIRLRCFTTRPDTLCGATFMVLAPEHPIIKTLVEGNKRREEILEFVEKARNESIIERSAADTRKEGIFTGHYVINPVNNEKIPLWVADYVLMEYGTGAVMSVPAHDQRDFGFARQYDLPIKVVIQPEGKNLDPAAMKEAFTDDGVQVNSGQFDGLPNREAMEKITEYLEHMNKGAGTVSYKLRDWLISRQRYWGAPIPIIYCKECGHLPVPEAELPVLLPEIKDLSSAKGSPLVRDKEFVNAKCPKCGGSARRETDTMDTFVDSSWYYLRYLSPRDDKRAFDPETVNRWLPVDQYIGGVEHAILHLLYSRFITKVLCDLGLVSFQEPFQNLFTQGMIIKGGAKMSKSKGNVVSPEAIIERYGADTLRLYLLFIGPPERDAEWTDRAVIGGFRFLTRLWQKVARHADELRHVEVWEGDVASLPDESRRIYRATNRVIKEVTEDIEGSWHFNTAIAAVMELFNQVERFEAGDPVSRQVLRHSLESIMLLLSPFVPHVCEEMWETLGNDRGIFRHGWPSYDDSAVQEEQLEIVLQVNGKVRSRLTVSPDTGEEEIKAMALDDERVKEFLNGKKVIKVISVPHKLVNIVVK
- the holA gene encoding DNA polymerase III subunit delta translates to MDFSRFSQSFEKAELLPVYAVYGEEEFFRHEAVSLIRSRVLVKEDAGVSLIEIEGPETSFPAVVEELETLPFFGSEGKRLVVVHGADRLVARSRDQLIKYMESPSPFGCLVLVCDELDRRTSFYNKLKRMGGAVACEKIQDARLPSWIVDRAKSCGKQITLDACNILAENVGNSLSLLAGHVEKLAISVGRRQEIKPEDVEGLVGTDRQRDVFELTGAVARKDFPKALRILGQFLSLAGSGEEIVKIIPPLRWQIGRLWRARRILDDGGDREALTYSLRVPRRYVDDLVEQTRLFSEEDLERDYQLLLEADLEGKTGAGNNKIILEKLIFKLCK
- the fsa gene encoding fructose-6-phosphate aldolase, encoding MKFFIDTADVKEIKEANSLGILDGVTTNPTLISKTGRPFMEVVEEICSIVDGPVSLEAVSLKVDEMVEEARGLAKIADNAVIKIPLTPDGLKATKQVTGEGIKVNMTLCFSSNQALLAAKAGATYVSPFVGRLDDKGQNGMALIEEIRTIYDNYGFKTEIIVASIRHPMHVRDAALMGADVATIPFAVFNKLVQHPLTDAGIKQFLADWEKVPKKEMATAGASGR
- the cysS gene encoding cysteine--tRNA ligase, translating into MTLKVYNTLTREKEEFKPLHPGMVGIYVCGPTVYDHPHLGHAKSYVSFDVIVRYLRHMKYKVRYVQNITDVGHLTDNADEGEDKIEERARLERVEPMELVEKYMKSYFEDMDALGVLRADIAPRATGHIPEQIALVEKLLENGFAYEVSGSVYFDVNKFKPYGKLSGRRLEDLQTSVRIEPNPDKRYPLDFALWKRAEANHLMQWKSPWGYGFPGWHLECSAMSMKYLGETFDIHGGGLENVFPHHECEIAQSEAANKKPFVRCWMHNNMVTVGGQKMGKSLGNFITLKAAFAVHNPLAIRFFILNSHYRSPLDYTDEALNAAATGLEHLLIPVTEVKERLRDAKDTPPEETVLKKVEEYKKRFLAAMDDDFNTAEALGVLFQFSKEVNIILNSGQELGQKTLREIDSLFHTFGGDVLGIVTEEPQRKTGGDTKEEGLINLLIETREDLRKAKQFQLADDVRNKLGELGVILEDTAGGVKWRRKL
- the sppA gene encoding signal peptide peptidase SppA, whose amino-acid sequence is MDEKQAKTGGRGIVFWAGASVAFFFFLSSLLLVLMIVNSFEAWRPLVSGRQTLDQEYIEKVVEGSGEKKIVIVSIQGLITTASNSLFAGDAGTVEGFKKQLKQIKNDDKVEAVLLLIESPGGGMTASDIIYNEILEYKKEKKKKVVVLMGGVAASGGYYIAAAADKILAHPTTITGSIGVILPLINISELIQKYGVEDDSITSGDMKDLGSPTRPMRPEEKAVLEGIIQQLYERFVDVVATGRDMPVDEVKKLADGRIYTAQQALESGLIDQLGYLSDAIEAAKELAGLDEALVVKYERKWGLSDLFSIMQGVTSPGVRRLFGWPETDTPRLMYLWLPGFTQDIRTR